TCGTCGTTGCCGCCCCATTTGTACCGAACGCCCTGCATGCTGTCTTTGTATTCTTTTGCTTTGTAATAATTGCCGCCTTCTTCAATCTCTATCGTGTCATGGTTGGCAAGGATAGCATCGATCTTCGTTATATCATAATTCGCTTCTTTGGCGATCTGTTCTTCCGCAGTCAACATTGCTTCATCCTTATCCGATTCCACAAGTCCTTTGCGCCATCGATTTAGCGTGCTTGGTGGTACTCTATCACCGAAAACGTTTATCAAACTTCTTACCGCATCGTTATCGCCGTTTGAGTAAGCCGTTTCGACCACCGACGCTACCACTTTCGCTTCTGTTTCATCAAACTTCGACTTACACCACTCTGCGCCGTATTCGTTCTCGCAATTCGCACGAATATCCGTATAGATCGCATCAAGCTGTTCTTTGACCGCAGACGGGTCTTTGTAGTAGTGCTGTGCGTTCTCCATCTTGAAATTGATCGAATTAGTAAGATTGACATCACGATATGCCTTTTTCTGTTCAAGACTGTAATTGCGGACCGTATTGAAGTTTCGCTGTGAATCTTTGTCTGCCAGATTCGCAAACGCAATATGCGCTTTTTCATACTTCGGCAGCATCGGAAGAATGTCTGCTCTGATCTTTTGCTCTTCTTCCTCAAACGTCTTGCCGATACCGCGCGCATTGGCAAGCTTCTTGTGCATCAGTCCGTTCTCTTCGTTATACAGAAGGTCGCTGATACGCCTATCGTATTCATTTTTAGCCGCAGTAACGTCCGCTACCATATCTTCTTCACGCTCTTTCTCCACGAGCGAAAGAACCGTACCGAATCCTCTTGCCATCGCATCGTAGCCGCTTCCGTCACCATAAGCAATGGCAGGCCCTGTCGATTGTCTTGCTGGCGTACTGCCGACCTTAAGCCCCACGTTGGACTGGTATCCTATTGCTTTCATCTACTCACCACCCGCTATAATTCGGCAAGCCGTACGCGCCCCAGCCGTACTTCTGCTTTTTGGGAGCTTTGAAATCGTACGTATCCGCCCAATCTCCACTTACCGTTCCGCTTGTCGCCACTTCTTTCGCTGTATCTGCCGTCTTGCCTGCATCGTACGCACCGTAGATAGAAGATGCCGCACCCAAGATAGACCCGATCTGTTTCTGTCTGGACGCACGCTTGGCGTTTGCCGCCGCACTGTATGAATTAAGAGCCGACTGCATATAATTCGTTTCCTGCGCCCGCGACGCTTCGTTATCGTATCGCTGATTCTGCAGGAGATTCATGCTGTCTTTCTTCCATGCTTCTTCTGACGAGGACATGATATCAAGACCGCTTCCCGTCATCGTCATACCGCTTGCCCCTGCGCCTGCCGCGATCTGACCGTGAGCCAGTCTGCGCTTATCGTCAAGCATCATCTGATCCTGTGCATACTTGTCGGCGATACGCTCCTGCTGCCTACGCTCCGCTTCTGCGTTCATCTCGGCATTGCGTGCCTGCGCCTTATACATTGCCTCCTGTGCATCTCCTTCGGCTTTTGCCCCCATAAAATTAGAATACCCTTGGAGTGCCGCCAGACCTATTGTCAAACTGCACATCACTTCTCACCTCCGATCGTGAACATCATAAACTTATCGCCCTTCTCGTTGATGGGACGCGGCTCATGAAACACTGCCCCCATTCGTTTCAGCCATGCAACGGCTTTCTTGTTTTTCACACTTACGAAGTTAAACAGCATCCCGTATTCCGCCGTCCACTCTTTCAATACTCTGCGCGATTCTCTCACAAACGACTTCTTGCACTCGTCAATACCATCCGTTCCAAGACACCAGATGATGCGGCCGCCCGCATACTCTTCTTTCGACACGCCGAAGATACAGACGGGCTTCTCTCTGTGCCCGAAAAACATTGTGATCTCCGAGCCGTCCATACCGTCTTTGATCGCCTGCTCTCTGTCTGTGTACCCGATCGCCTCAAGCTCAAACACATCCATCTTACGCATGTTCCGCGCAATATCTTTCACCATCTCATCGGCTCTTTCGTCTTCACAAAATACTACCCTAGCCACCAAACTGCACCTTCCTTACGATACTGCACAGCGAAAACGGGAACGGCTCATCATGCTCAATAAGTATCCGCCCGCTGTTGTTGAAATTCACAGGCACCGTACAATGTTTGTCCCCTGTATATAAAGGATATGCGCCCGTTTCCATCAGCTCGTCATAAAAGATCATATCGAGCGCATCGATGCGCTGTCCCAAACGACCGCCAAGCGACCGCTCCAGACGGAGGATCGCTTCTTTCACGTCCTTCTTGCGCCCCTGCATCGTGCCGTCCTTTGCTCCGACCTCCACATTCGGCATCTCTACCGTCATGCTGATGGGAAGTCCGACTACGATATGGTGGGCAGGCATCACAAGCGACACCGTACCGTCTGATGCTACCTGTGCATCAGGCTGTCTGCGACCGTCTGCCATGATCTGCACCGTCATGCCGACCAAATGACCAGCCTGTACGATCGTCACAGCATCTTCATATCGGTATCTCACCGAACTGTCTGTACACGTATGTTCCATCACATCTTCGCTCACGCAATGCTTTGCCATACGCTCGATATATGTCACCGCTTCGCCGTCGATCTCGCGCTGTACCGCGACATACAGTGTATCTTCTTCCTGCCCGGGGATAGAGCATACCGATATTGCCTTGCCTTTGCCTAAGACGCTGTGCGCCCACGCGTACACGTTCTGTTCCCGAATATACGTGATCTCCACCAGTACGCCGTCACTTCTCACGAAATGCACGATGCTGTACGGCTCCTGACAGTACGCGCTGTCCACAAGGTCATATCCGTTTACGAGATGCTTTGCAAGCTGTGTGAGATCGTCGCCTGCATAATTATCCGATTCGTATGAATATCCCATATCTCGGACCGTACCGCCCCTTCGCTGTACGTAGATCACACGAGAGCCGATAAACAGCGGCTCGCACTCATTCGATCCACGCGTCGTCTGCATCTTCGGATTGATATTCGCAGGTGTCACTACCTCACCGCCGCTGATGACCCACTCATTGCCGTTCGTCAACACAGCCAAGTCCTGCCCCGGCACAAGATGATTGATCTTATACATCTTGCGCGAAATAAGGCTTGCCATGATCGCGCTGTCATCGGTAACAGTGCCGTTTACCTTTTCTACCGAGAAATTATAATAATCCCCGCTTCTGCTCATCCAGATAGAATGTGGATAATACTTGTTTCCTGCAAAGCACAGTCTATCTTGAAAGAACGCCGAACATGTCGGATACCCGTACGCCTCAGACCACACCGAGAAAGCAAAATCTGCGCTCGCTTCTGTCGAACCGAATCTGTCAACGACGGTCGCCGTTACCTCTTTGGCTGAGGTATATCCTGTGATCTTCGCCGTACCCGTATGCGTATAACCATAAGCAGACAGATCACACTCACACGTACCGCCCATGCAGGTTATTTTCAGCTTGATATACGTATGCTTATCAAACGTGCCGCTCTCTGCCACGTTAAGATCACCCGTGCCGTCAGCATATTTGCCGACATACTTGCGGTATTCCTTCCATGTCGCACCATCATCAGACTGCAAGATCGTGATCGTGCCGCCCCACTTCCCATGTGAAAGGATCTTCCAACCCTGTCCGCAGAGGAGCTCCGTGCTTTCGCTCGTTACATCTTTCGCTACTGTCAACGAAACTGTCTGTGTAGCAAGCTCCTGACTTATTTGTACGTGCGCTCCCACCATCGCAGATGTAAACGTATCCTTTGACGCTGTTATCGTGATACTGCCATTCAGTGCGCTCGGGGCGACCGTTGCTGTTGTCCCGTCGAGTGCAAGACCATTGGCAATATCAAAATACGGATGCGAACAGTCAAACTCTTTGATAGTCCACTCCGTATCACTGTTTCGGCGAAGCTCCTGCACAGGATGCGTACCCGAACAGATATACATCACATCCGCGCTCTGATTGAAGCGCAGATAAGGCAAGTCCGATTCCGAAAACGGCGATGCGATCTCTACGCCAAGATACACACCGTCCCGCCATACCCTGATGTACTTCTCTCCGACTTCAAGCATATAGCTGCTGTTGGCACTCTCGGGAAACTCTACCAGAATACAATTTTTACTCTTTGCTCTGCCGACATATTCCGTTCCCTGTCGCTTCTCGATACCGCCGTACGGCTTGACCACTACATTTTCCGCATTGAGTAATGCCGACTGGTACTTGTCAATGTCGGTACGTGATGCTACCTCGCTCGATATCTCCCCGCCCGCAAAAGACGGTTGAAGAATGTATATTGCACTCATCTCGTCACATCCTCACCGTCAAATAATCATCGGGAAAGTGCGGCATCGTTTCTTTCTCGTTCGCGCTTGCCAGCTTCGCATTGGCGATCATCTCGCGGAACAGCTGGTACTGCGTATTGGCGATGCTCTCCGATCCCGTCAAACTCTGCGCAATATTGTAGGCGATGATACGGCTGAGTGCTTCAACAAAGTCCACACTGAACGTATCCACATCGACTACATCATGTGTATATTCAAGATATGCGTCCTCGACATTGCAGGCAACAGCGACCACGCCATTGTCTAAAACGAATACCTCATATTTTTCTTTCTCATATTCCTTGACGCTCGCGCCCTCCTCATTATAGATGCGGCGCACTGCAAGACATTCGCTCGGATACGCATATGCATGTTCGTATCCGGGTATTTTTTTATCCACCTTTGCCAGACGAACGATACGCTTTGCAAAACCCCATACATAATTTCGCAGTAAGAGTTGGCGCAGATGATCGTAATACAGCTTACACATACGCGCTTCCTCGCTCTTATCTTCCAAGCTAAATATTCTGGTTTTCGCAATATAGCCGAGTGCCATATTGCATATCTCGATATTGGTTACGGCATTCACAGCCATATTGAATCCCCCTTAAAAAAATAAGGCAGGTGTTACCCTGCCCTATTGATTTTCCTTCACGAGCCGTTCAAGCTCCTCCCGCGTCGCATCGGTAGCATACTCTACCCCCTGCTGATACAAGATCGCCCTCAGCTCGTTCATCGACATATGTTCTACCTTATGACCTGCGTTGTAGATATCCCTCAGATTCATTTCACATCAACATCATACGCAAGATATGCGCTGACCTTGCCCGTGCAGCTTCCTGCCGCGATATCTACCTGCAAATATTTCTTCATACCGATCGGCACGCGTGCTTTTACAGGCGCGTCCGCCGCAAGAGGATACTCGCCGAGTACCACCGCGCCGCTCATCGCTACTTCATCAGAAGTATTGAGAGTGACCGTACCGCCCGTACCTGCCGCCACACTGACAAACAGATACATTTCTTTTACTGCGTCACCGCCGCCGACGAACACAACATTCGATTCGGTGCCGATATCTTCATTCGCAATGAATGTATTTTCCGCATCTCTGATCATCGCTATTCCCTCCTTAAATCTTCGCTTCGTCCGTACGCATGCAATCCATGCGGAACACAGGGATACCGCTAAGGCGAATACCCGAGATACCGCCTTCGAAATCAGCACGCGTTACATGTACGTTATTTTTGTTCAAAAGGAACACTTCGAGGAAGTCATAGACCGCATCAGGCACATACCATGCAAAATCAGTACCCGGCTGAGAAAGATTGCGGATGCGGTTTTTCGCATAGATGAATTTGTTCACAAGTGCTTTTGCATTCGCATCCGTAATGCCCTGAAGCGCAGTGCAGTCGATGTTGCGTACTGCCGCGTTCTGACGAATATCACGTACCGTAAGACCTGCGTTGTAGCTAAACAGCGTCTGTACCGCACGATACGGATTGCCGTTCTTATCGTAAACATCGCCTTCGCCGAGGTCCTGCATCTTCATACCGCACTGCGTACCTTTCGGATAGATACCTGCCGTCGCATGTTCACCGAAACCGATAAGGTAAGCAGAGCCGTTCACCGCAGACGCAGAACCCATGCCCGCGTCGATGACCTGATAGCCCGCCGTGCCTTTGTCGCCTGTGAACGTATTGTAGCGCACTGCAATACCGTTGAATTTGTCAGGATCCTTCTCTACATCACCATAGATAAGCGTAGATGCGATCTCTTGTGCATAACCTTCGATATGTGCCGCATCCTCGCTTCTGCGGAATGCTTCGGGATTCGTCTGAAGCGCAAGCAATTTCACGTCAACACAAGAACGAGATTCGTACATCATGCACGTATCGGCGATCTGTTTCGTGGTCGATTTGCTCACCTCAACACCTTGGTTGATCACACGAATGCTCGGCGCAGGAAGCGACGTACGCTGTGTCGTCTGAATACCAGTTGGAAGGTTACCTTCCATCCATTTGATGCGTTTCATGATCTCATTCTGCTGTGCGCAGTTTTCCATGATGAACGCAAGCGATCCGTCCGGATCAAGTCTTTTGCGGTAATCCATCATCGTTACCGCAAGGTTACCTACTGTAGCCATTTCTGTTCACTCCTTTTATTTATATTTGCTGAAGTCCGTCTTGTCATACATCGTAGACGAACCGCCCGCCGTACCGTTATCCAATCTGGTGCCGTTCTCCTCACCGACCATATCGGCAAGCCTTGCCATCAGATTAAGGAACACAGGATGATTGCCCGCCCCTGTATCGATCGCCATCTGCGTAAAGCCCGGGTGAAGCTTTTCTGCCCATTCCTTCGCAATGCCGATCTTTTGGAGCTTCGCATCATAGTCCTTGCCCGCTTCTTCGCGGAACGTATTTGCCCAGCCTTTTTCACGCTCGATCTGTGCAGCGATGACACTGTCTGCCGCGTCTTGCTGAAGCTTAAGCCCGTATGCGGCAAGCTTATTCGCCTGTTCATTGCCGATGCCCGCCTCCTTGCACACAGCGATGAAACCGTCGCTTGCCTCTTGGCTCATCTCAAGGCCGAGAGAAGCGCACGTTTCACTGAAATCGTATGTATCGGCGGGTGGATTTGCACCACCAAAGATATTGTCTGCCGCAGGTGGTGTCGGCTCTGCGGGCGGGTCTGTCGGTGTATTTGTCGGTTGATTGGTAGGCTCTGCCGGTGTCGGGTCCGCAGGCGTATTTAAAGTATCACTCATATTCATTCTCCTTCATTGATTCGATCAGTTTCTTTTTCATCTCATAGCTGTCAGCGATCAGCTTCGCATATTCGGCTTCTGCTTGTTGTTTCAGCTTCAAACCGTCCATGCCAAGCCCTTTGATGTCGGACAAAATATTGATGCCGACGCTTCGTCTGCCCTCGCTGTACGCATTGATAAGCGCATCTGAATTGAAAGCACTTCCGAAAATGTCTGTTCGGTCGAAAAGCCGCATCAAGAACCATCGCCCCTCCTTGCTGTTAAGCAAAAAAAGAAGTGCGTTTCTATCCATCTCCCTTTTATCGACTTCGACCAATTCCAACAGTCTTTTCAGGGTCGGATCAGTAATACAATCCATCAGCTAAGCCCCGGCAAGCCGAGCATCTGTGCCATCACATCATTACTACCGCCTACCGCCTCGCGGAAATTCTTTGCCGCCTGCGCCGTCTGATTGAGGGCGGGAGCTGTTTCCCTCATCATTTCCTGCTGTGCCGCCGCCTGCTGTGCCTGTGCGCGTGCTTCCTGCCGCTTCGCCACTTCCTCATCACTTCTGAGGATAGCCGCAGGCGAGCCGAGTGCAGACGCGTACTTGTCGAGAGCTTCCAGCGCATCGATCTTGTCCGCCACTTCGGGAAACATCTGCGCGATGGTACCCGTGAAAGCAAATAACTGTTCGATCGCAGTCAGCCCACTCATCTTCTGCGCCTGTGCCAAAGGTGAGATATATTCTATCTTCACTTCCTCACTTGCAAGCTGTGCCATCATCTCTTCGGGGAACGGCGGGAACATGTTTGCACGCTCCAAAATGTTGTACACTCTCTCCAAGATGACTGACAAGAACTCAAACTCAAGCCGTTCTACCACAGGCCCGAGCTGTTGCAATTTCTCTTGTGAACGCTCCATGACCTCGCGTGCCGTCATCTGTCCTTTCTCCAAGGAAGATATCGTCAGGAATAGATCGGCATTGTATGCGCGCTTGATAGCTTCTTTCGTCGCCTCGATCTTCGTCTGCACGCTCGCAATATCCAATTTCACATCGAAGATCGGCTTGATACCACCGTTCATATTCGTCGCATTCGCCGCACCCGGAATGATATTGATACCGCGCGCCGCTGTTTCGACATCTGCCTGCATCGGCGGGCGGACACCGAGCTGCACCGCAACCAATAGATCTTTTTCAAGCGCCTGCAACATCTTGCTGTCACCAAGTGCGAACCATCCCGCACCTTTTGCGTACGGCTCAAGTCCCGTCACAAGGTACCTTGCCACCGCAATAGGCATTTCGTAAGAACCGCCGATGTGCAGCCATTCATCATCAGCACTTCCATCCAGCCAATACATGACAACATACGGCATAGTCAACCGAGTAGGATTATGCCTGTCATACTCTCTGTTCGGCTCGATAAGACAGTAAACGAAATGCTGTGAATTGATACCGCCATCACGTTCTAACTCATGCCTCAATTGGTTGGGAAGATTCTCTATGCCGAATTGCTCCGCGATCTGGCTTGTGTACATCTTGTACTTGCGGCAGAACGTATTCGCGATACCGTCCGCCCCCACATCGATGCAATACGTGCCGATCGGATAATGCGTGAACCGCACACCCTTCTTCGCATCAGGAAACACACCGAGCGCGCCGATACCGAACGGAAGCTCCATGTAAACCGACTGTGCTGCGTTATAAAAATTACTGCCCGCCAATACTCTTTCCAAGATCGTGTTGCGCTCGTCAAGCACCATGCTCGCTTCCTTGTTCTCCTTCAATGCAGGATCGGCAAACGTAAGCTTGAACCAATTACGGCTTGGCGGCGTCAGCCCGCTCATAATGCCCGATGCAAAAATATTACAGCACTCCCACGCACAACCTGTATATATCTTCTGATCCCTGCGCTGGTGCTGATCGTTGAACTCACTATCCTCCAAGACACCGAGATACGGCAGTTGATAGTCGCGTATCTCCTTCCACTTCGTCAAGTAGTCGCGTCTTTTCTGGATCAGCTGTGATACCTTACTGTTTGCCTGTGCCTTTGACCTCGACCGTCGCTTTTTACCCGATGCACCCGCAGTCGGACTTCTAGCAAAAATATTCATGTTCTCACCCCAATGTGTCTTTCTGATTGTTCACGCCTGCCAAGATGTTAGCCATGCCCGAACGAGTAGAATTGTAGCCGCGTTTTTTGCGTTCGCGTTCGTTCGCCGCCGTTTGTGCACTCGTATCCGATACATCGCTGTTCATCACCGTCGCCGCAGGAGCAAACGTTACCTGCTTGGGCTTGCTCGGTTTCATAAATCCACACATATTCTCACCTCCTCATCCGAACGGATCATACTCTGTATTGCATCTTGTCATCGCTGAATTGTATAAATTTGTGTTTGGTAACACAATTTGATGGGCAAACGTCAATGCTACCGCGTCTGCGATATCAGGGCTCATACCAAAATCACGCTTGATATCTTCCTTCTTTTTCAGCTTCCGTCTGTCCGCATTGTCGAACCCATACTCTACTACTGTCAGTTCCGCTTTCAGCTCGGGCATATCGGGCAGACTTCCCGTCCGTCTGATCCAATCAGCCATCTTGTGCCACATCTCAGTCCGCAGATTGATGTACTTGTTGGGATCCTCTGCCTTACTGCCAAACGCTACCTCGATGATATTCGTATATCCAAGCTGTCTAAGCCTGTCTATCACACCACTGCCGCCGCCTGCGTCGATGAACACGGCTACAGGATCATATCTGCGTATCTCTTCCACGATGCGCGCCACCAGTTCCATATTGTCTATGCCCTTGTAGATTTTCGGCTCATACAAGACCTCGCCTTGTCTACACGCTATGACGCTTCTGTCATCACCGAATCTAGCCACGTCTACACCGAGGATGCGCGGCATCCCGCGCACCTGCGCTTCGGTGTACTTGCGTGCGATTGCTGTTTCCACCATGTCTATCGTGATAAGGATATTGAACGCCGAAACAGTGAAGTCGCACAGCATCTCCTGTCGGTACTCAATGTCCGTCATATTGTCTTTCATGTCAGCTAACTCCTCATCGTCAATGATGCCCGTTTCTGTGGCACGAAACAAAAAAGAGAACCAGTCATCCTTAGACAGGCTCTCCTTGTATTTTTCATAAAATTGGTTTTGTCCCTTCGGTGTTCCGATGAACCACGCGAACCCTTTTCTGTCGGCAAGCGCAGGACGGATGATCTCGCCCCACAGTTCCGGTTTGATCTGCGCATATTCGTCCAAGATCACCCCGTCCCAGTACGTGCCGCGCAGTGCGTCTGGTTTGTCCGCACCGACAATGTATATCCTTGCCCCGACCGCACCCTTATGCCTCGTCGGGATCTCGATGTACAATTCGCTCTCATTCGTTTTCAGACCGGGTATTTTATTGGCATAGAATTTCAGATAGTTCCATGCTATCATCTTTGCCTGATTGCGATACGGTGCGATATATGCGTACTGCGGACTTATCTTCACGTCAAGCAATGCTTTTTTCAGCATCGCATTGACGCTGCCGACCGTTTTCCCCAGCCTTCGATGTGCTACCAGTACACCGAAACGGTGTTTATCAAACGCAGGATGAAGAACGTCACGCCATATCTTTCTAGGACGATACGGTATCGTTATCTTCATTGCTGTCCCACTCGATCGTGATAGCACCTTCGTGCTCGTTCACACGCTTCTCGACGAACATACCGAGGCTCTTGCCGATCAGCTCCGATGCCTTCAGACGGTTTTTCATGTTTTCCTCTTCATCCTTCATCACACCTGCCCAAAATGCCGTAAGCTCTTCATTCAGTACGCCTGCCGCGTCCGCATTGCGCTCCTGCAGCTCACGTATGCGCGCCTGCACCGCAGGTATCTGCATGATACGATGTGCCTGCCTGTTCGCATTCGCCGGCGCATATCCTGCACGACGTGCCGCCTCCGCACGCGATACACCTACCTGCGTGACAAACTGACAGAACAACTCATGCTGTTGATTTTCTAGTATTGGCACCACCGTACACCTCCTTCATAAGAAAAGCCGCCCATAAGGACGGCTGTGTGTTATCTGTGTTTTCTTCTTTTTCGCTCGACGCGTTTACCATGAATGATGCCGAGCGCGCATGCATCGCAGATCGCACTGAACATATCCGCACGATTCGCAAGCATCGCAAGTTCCGCTACTAAATTTTTCGGCAGCGACTGATACCGAAGCATAAAGCCTCCTCCTTTCCTCGATTCTCAGATCGGGGAAAGTGTATCGCTTGGCAAGCCTCCTGCCTGCCTTGAGTAGAACAAATACGTTGTTCGCTTCTCTGTTGGCTTCTCCTTATCGCGGTCACGATATCCGCATGATACTGCCGTCACAACAAGCTCTTTGAAGCACCGTTTGATCTTCTCGGCATTGATGAGCATACGAAGCCGCGCTCCGCATTGTTCGGATTGCTCGGCGATTGCACGTTCATCCTTGTCGATGTATTCGACATATGTTGTCTGCTCCGTATCACACGCACGGCAGATATTTACCGTCACCACACATGGAGCAAGTACACCGACGATTGCCAAGAGGATCAGTATTAACTTTTTCATTTGCAATCACCTCCGCTGTTGAAGATTCTCTATTTATACCTATCTTCCTGCTAGGTATTGCAATGTATACATGAATACATAAAGGCGAGGAATCTCTCACCCTCGCCTTTATGCCTATGATAATAATATCACAGAAAGTATGTACCAAACCATACCAAACTTTTAAAAAACTTTCCCTAAACCCGTTGACATTCCGCCCATTGGGCGGTATAATATAATCAAAGGTAAGGAAAACCAAAGGAGAGATAACAATGTTGGAAAGAAAATATTATTCGGTCACAAACCCACTCGGACAAGAATATTTGTATGTAACAGAAGAAGGTCGCAGGATACCTTTGTGGGCAGATCAGCACAAGACGGAAATTTCGTATGAAGAAGCGCACCAAAAATTTCATAACGAGTGCATTTATACCGTATTCGACACCAAAAATTTAAATTGTGCAGGATCGATCAGATGTACGGAGCATCCCGATATTTTTGATGATGTTATTGCCGGCAACTGGTTTCCAACGCCAAAATTATAGGAGTAATGACTATGGATGAAAAAATGAAAGAAATGCTTACCGCCATTCACGAAGGAGAAATAGAAGGAATGACTGTAAGTTACGATTCCGAAGATCTGATTGCCGAAGTCAAAGAAGATATTGCCGAGCTCGGCGAAGACACATATGTCTTTGTTTGGGCACGATACGTCGAAGAATATGGCACCGCCTTTGCTGTCGATTATGACTTCCTCGATGCCACGATCCGCAAAGATGATATTGATGCAGATGA
The nucleotide sequence above comes from Selenomonadales bacterium. Encoded proteins:
- a CDS encoding DUF2833 domain-containing protein encodes the protein MARVVFCEDERADEMVKDIARNMRKMDVFELEAIGYTDREQAIKDGMDGSEITMFFGHREKPVCIFGVSKEEYAGGRIIWCLGTDGIDECKKSFVRESRRVLKEWTAEYGMLFNFVSVKNKKAVAWLKRMGAVFHEPRPINEKGDKFMMFTIGGEK
- a CDS encoding head-tail connector protein: MNIFARSPTAGASGKKRRSRSKAQANSKVSQLIQKRRDYLTKWKEIRDYQLPYLGVLEDSEFNDQHQRRDQKIYTGCAWECCNIFASGIMSGLTPPSRNWFKLTFADPALKENKEASMVLDERNTILERVLAGSNFYNAAQSVYMELPFGIGALGVFPDAKKGVRFTHYPIGTYCIDVGADGIANTFCRKYKMYTSQIAEQFGIENLPNQLRHELERDGGINSQHFVYCLIEPNREYDRHNPTRLTMPYVVMYWLDGSADDEWLHIGGSYEMPIAVARYLVTGLEPYAKGAGWFALGDSKMLQALEKDLLVAVQLGVRPPMQADVETAARGINIIPGAANATNMNGGIKPIFDVKLDIASVQTKIEATKEAIKRAYNADLFLTISSLEKGQMTAREVMERSQEKLQQLGPVVERLEFEFLSVILERVYNILERANMFPPFPEEMMAQLASEEVKIEYISPLAQAQKMSGLTAIEQLFAFTGTIAQMFPEVADKIDALEALDKYASALGSPAAILRSDEEVAKRQEARAQAQQAAAQQEMMRETAPALNQTAQAAKNFREAVGGSNDVMAQMLGLPGLS
- a CDS encoding terminase small subunit — its product is MPILENQQHELFCQFVTQVGVSRAEAARRAGYAPANANRQAHRIMQIPAVQARIRELQERNADAAGVLNEELTAFWAGVMKDEEENMKNRLKASELIGKSLGMFVEKRVNEHEGAITIEWDSNEDNDTVSS